Within Cellulophaga sp. L1A9, the genomic segment GTGCAATGGAGTTATGTTGATGTGGATTATAGAACACGTGCTGAACCCGAGGAGATTCTTGAAGCCTTAAAAAAACTGTCTTAAGTGCTCTTATCCCTCTTGTAAGTACCTCAGCTGTCAGTTCGAGTGGCGATTGAAGAGTGCAACGAAACAAACGTTGTATCGAGAACTTTTAGGAACACGGAAAACTTCTCGATACTATTATTCTTCCACTAACGCTCCAAAATAATTCACTCGAAGTGACATTTCTCTTGTAAGCACTCCTAATGTCAGTTGGAGTGGCGTTTATGCAGTGCAACGAAGCAAGCGTTGTATCGAGAACTTTTAGGAACACGGAAAACTTCTCGATACTAATTATTCTTCCACTAACGCTCCAAAATAATTCACTCGAAGTGACAAGCGTTTTGATAAGCCACTCTGCTGTCAGTTTGAGTGGCGATTGAGAAGTGCAACGGAACAAGCGTTTTATCGAGAACTTTTAGGAACACGGAAAACTTCTCGATACTAATTATTATTCCACTAACGCTCCAAAATAATTCACTCGAAGTGACAAGCGTTTTGATAAGTCACTCCGATGTCAGTTCGAGTGGCGATTGGGAAGTGCAACGAAGCAAGCGGTGTATCGAGAACTTTTAGGAACATGGAAAACTTCTCGATACTAATTATTCTTCCACTAACGCTCCAAAATAATTCACTCGAAGTGACAGTCGTTGATAGAATAAAAATTAATTGAATTTCTTTTTTGCTAGGTTTGGAAGTGCTTCAAAATCACCATTAATTAAGGCTTCTTTTTTAGCTTTCGACCACTTCTTTATTTTCTTTTCCGTATCAATAGCTAAAGATGATTCCGTAAATTCACAGTAAAAAACAAGATGCACAGGTCTTCTAGAAAACGTATAACTATCATGATGCTTGCCTGAATCATGTTCAGCTAATCTTGAATGTAAATCTGAAGTAAAACCTGTATAATACGTTTTATCAAAACATTTCAAAATATAAACGTAATAGGTTTTCATACTATAAAATTACTAAAAGGAAACGAAATGTCAGTTCGAGTGACGATTGAGGAGTGTAACGAAGCAAACGCTGTATCGAGAACTTTTGATTAAAGAATAAGAACCCGTTATTAAAATATAAAAAATGAAATCACTTTTTTACCTGCTACTCCTAACTCCGTTATTAAGTGCACCATTAGTTGCCCAAGAAATTGTAATGAACGGAATGATACTCGATGCACAAAACCAGGAACCTATAGCCTATGCCAATATCGGAATCTTGAATAAAAACCAAGGAACCATTACAAACACACAAGGTAAATTCTCCTTAACAGTCGCAAAACAGTTTAAGAATGATAGTATTACCATAAGTCATATAAATTACCATCCTATAAAAATCTTAGCAACAAACTTCTCTAATCAAAAAATTCTTTTGGAGCCTAAAACTACTGAACTCCATGAGGTAATTGTTTCCAAAGGAAAAATAAAGAATAGAAAAATAGGCGTTAAATCTTACGGCAAACTTTTATCCATGCGTGTTGCATCAAGAGACAACGATATAATAGAGGTTGCCCAACGCATCAATATTCCGGACAAGGAAGTTAAAGTGAAAGCAGTTAATTTTAAGGTCTTTAAATCATCAGAAGTTACCGATGTTATAGTAAGAATAAATTTCTATACTAATAGGGACAATAAGCCTAGTGAAAAAATAATATTAAAAAGCATAGTGCACGAGCTACCTACAGATAGAGAATCGGGTTGGATCCGAATTGATTTAAATAAAGACGCTATTTATATCGAACAAGACTTTTTTATCGGAATTGAATTTATACCTAATTTCGAAAATCCAACAATAGTAGATTTAGGTGCTATTTTAACAAAAGGCAAAGGATATCGAAGAGAAAGCAGCTTAGGGACCTGGGAAAAACTAAATGGAGCTGCCTCGATTAATGTTGAAGTACAGTATTAAAAATACTGTACTAACATCTACAATAAACTATTCATATCTGGATTCTCACGTTGCTCCTCTTTCGTAATAATATTTAAATAAACTTCTTCTTTAAAACCAAAAATAGAGGCTATAATATTACTTGGAAAAGTAGAAACAGCATCATTATAGGTAAGGACAGAATTATTGTAAGCGCGTTGCGATGCAGAAATTTGCTCCGCAAATTCATTAATAGAACGCTGCAAATGAATAATAGATTCGTTAGATTTTAATTCTGGATAGTTTTCAAAACTAATAGATAGGTTTCCTAACAATTTTGACAACTCACTTTCTAAAGCTACTTTCTCTGAACCTTTTGCAGCACTATAACCACTTCGTAATTGTGCAATTTCTGTATGCACAGAACTTTCATGCGCCATAAATTTTTTAGCCGTTGCCGCAATATTGGGCAAAGCCTCAAAGCGTTTTTTTAGTTGCACATCTATATTCTGCTTTGAAAATTGAATATGGTTTTTATGCTTAACTATTCTATTGTATATCCAAATCATTGTACATTATTTATATCAAGTAGGTAACGACAGGAATATCGTTTTATTTTTAAGATTACGTTAATACCCTACATACACAAAACTTTAATTCATGTTCATTCTATTTTAATTGGGTACTTATTGTACACTAAAACGGAGCTATTAAACTTCTTCCTCCTTTTTTTATAAAAAATACATTGAAAACCCTACCATTCAACGATTAAATCAAACATTTTATAGAATAATCACTAAATAATGACCCCTAGTGTGGAAAACCGCAGGCAACTATAGAAAATAGCAGTTATTTTTATACGAAGTAAGACTTCCCCCACAAATAAAATAATAGTGAACATGCGTATATGCGCTTGTTGGCAAAAATTAAATAACTACACAAGTTGAGCATTAACAAAAAAATATCAGTGACTTCAATATTGGCATTAAAGGATGCTCTAGTAACTATTTACTATCGCAAAAAAGACCTCCGACAATTTATAGAATTAACTATTGAGAACACTACAATCATATCAACGATTGATTGGACAGAAAATACAAAATATGAAAGTGTATCCCAATTAATTGACCGCATGGTTAAAAGACAGGACATTTATCAAAATGACCTTTTAAAGCTAGTGCAGGAAGTTGGAAACATGAACGATTTCTCTCATTTAGATTATTGGGACAAAGAAAATAAAGGATTAATCAAAAATGCTAAAGCTGCAGTGGCCAAATTGAGGCAGCAAGCCAAAGGCTATTTTGAAACAATCGATGAACTTAAAAAAACTGAAGAAAGACGAGAATCTACAAAAGAAAAATTAAATGATAGCATTGCATATCAACAGAAGCTTGATGAATTGAAAATGCAGTTTTATGAAATTGCTTCTAACACAAATTCACAACAAAAGGGATTTCAATTCGAAAAATTTTTAAATAAGCTATTTAACTTTTTTGACTTAGACCCTAAATCAGCATTTAAAGTAGTTGGAGAGCAAATTGATGGAGCTTTTACTTTTGACAACTCAGACTATCTTCTAGAAGCTAAATGGCAAGAAAAGCCAATAATTGCAGCTGATTTGTACACGTTTGGCGGTAAGATTCAAGGTAAATTAAAGAATACGCTAGGCTTATTCGTATCACTTGGACCTTATTCAACTGAATGCACCGAAACAGGAAGTCCAGTTCTTAAATCAATGATTTTAATGGACGGAATGGATTTAATGCAAGTACTTGAAGGCAGAATTCCATTGAATGACATGATTTTAATTAAAAGACGACACGCCTCTCAGACTGGAGAAATTTATTACAGAATGAAATAAAACAAATAATTATGAAAACAACAATAAGCGTTCTATCTGTAAACGAGATGAAAATAATTAAGCAAGTAAATCTCGTCATTCAAAACCGAAATAAAATTGATATTACGGCAGGTATTATCCTTTATGAGCGTGAGTTTTCAGAGACTTATACATTCGAAGAAAAAAAGAAGGATGAAAAAGACTTTTTTCACTTTAGTACTTATCCTAAACAAGAGGACTATCCAAATGATCACTTAGACTCATTGATTCTTGAAACTATCAAAACAGATTTTCCTAAAGCACAATTTAAGAGTAACCTTTTGTTTTCCTCATCAGATGTTGAGCATTATGATAATCTAACAAAAAGACCTTTTGAGAAAGCTGAGTTGAATTGTATTCCAGACTTTTCAGGAATTGATTTAAGTCGATTACCAACCACCACTTTTAAGGGCTTTAGAAAAGAAATCAATATTTATGTTGATGGTTCATCAGAGGTGATTAAAAACAGAATATTTAAAGGGTATTGTGATTTTCGAAATCATGAACAGATATATGATAGATTGGATGCAATAAAATTCCTCTGAAATAAAAAACGAAATGCCAACACGGTATATAGCAAATAAGGCGCTCGATGGTTTCCGAAAGTTAAGTGCTATTTACAAACACCGCCAAATCGTTGATTTGGCTTTTAAGAATGAATAAATTAAAAACAAAATACAACGCTTTGGCTCAGTGCAAACTTGAAAGTTCATCGCTTTCTACTGCCCTACTTGCCATATACTAATCGTTGTGCGTAATTTATGAATCTATGACAAAATTTGAATTAACATCAATAGTTATTGCTTCAATTTCCATTGGAATAAGTCTTTTGGCTGTGTTTCTTTCTGGTAAAGCTAATAATACAAACAAGAATATGTTTAGAAGACAAGGTGTAATTGACTTACATATGGCTTGGCAAGGGATAAATGAGATTGATAAAAACAAATTGATTGGACCTGATATAGTTAAAGCAGTCAATGCTCTTTCTTTAACCGCTTCGCTATGGAATCACGATGTGATTGAAAAAAGTATTCTATACCAAACTTACTGGAACTCATATCGAGACCTTTACGATACCTTAATTATTATAAATGAATTAGTTCCAGGACATAAAAAAACTTGTAGAAGTCTAATGACAAATGAAATAACAAAAGCGTATGAAGGAATGAAAAACGCTGATTTAAATACTGTATCTCAAACAAACTTATAAAATGAATGAACACGAAATTTATCTAAAGATCAAAGAAGCAATAACAGCAATAGAGCTTTATCAAAAAAATCTAAATGAGGGAAAAAAAGGAATTTGGACAACGCAAATAAATGAAGGACTTGTAACTCTAACCGAAAAACGACATATGCTAGCTTCTTCTGGAGATACTTGTCCTAGATGTGGAGGAAGTGGAAGAGCGTAAAAAACTACACACAACAACGCACACTTCTCATAGCTAGGTAATTAATTCATAGTTATGGCATATTTTCCAAGTCACCAAATTTTTAAATTTGATAGATTTAAAATAAAAAGATAATTAGCAAAATTTAAAAATTCAGCTTGTGCTTATCCGAAACGAAAGTGCTTATTTTCAGCACTATATTTCATTTACAAGACTGTTAGCCACAACCTAAAAAAATACAGAGTGCATTTAAAATCAATCCAAATTAAAAACTTTAAAGGCTTTAAAAACCTTTCTTTTGAATGTAACCAAAACTTCAATGTTGTAATTGGCGAGAATAATATAGGAAAAAGTACAATATTTGAAGCACTCTTAATATGGGAAAGTTGTTTTAATCGAATAATAAATTCAAAAAAGACAAACTTTTATAAAGCAGATGGTGGAAATACTTATATCCCGTTTGGAGATTTAACATTTATTAGATTAATAAACGACACCGATTTATTCTTTGAGGCACCAAACCAAGCAAGAATAACAGTAAATATAAAAGATAAGGAAAATGTATTCGCATTAACTTTCGAATTAAGTAAACCTAAATCAATTAGTAATTCGTATTTGAGGTTTAAAACAGTAAACCATAAAGAATTTGAAAAATTTGCACTATTTTTAAAACAGCAACAAATTAAACTTGACGAAGCTATCTTTATTTATCAAACCAAACCTGTTTCTAACATATTAAATAAAGAACCTTTTATGAACTCTGGTCAAGTTCTAAAGAAGATTTCAATTGGTAAATCTGGTGAAGTTTTACGAAACAAAATAATCAAAAAAAAAGCTGTTAATCGCACAAATTTAGAAAATCAAATATCAAAAGTTTTAGACCAAAAAATTAATTTCCAATGTAATAATGAAAAGAGGTTTCAAAAAGATGAATATATTGATTTAAAAGTTTCTAATGGAATTAAAAGTTTAGATATTCATTTACAAGGAAGTGGCTTTTTACAAGTAGCAGAGATTTTCTCAACAATTGATTATCTTGAAAATGCAATGAATATATTACTCATTGATGAACCAGACTCACATATTCACGCTAAATTACAAAGAAAACTTCTTCAAGAATTAAGACTAATTAATAACACCCAAATATTTGTAATATCTCACAACGACACTTTTGTTAGCGAACTAAATCCTGATGAATTATTTTATCTGAACAACGAAAGTAAAAATGAGGGTTCTATAAAAAAATTAGACCTAAAAAACTTTGACAAAATAAAAAAAGAATTAGGAGGTATAATTGTAGCTCTAGACAAACTTAATTACACTCATAAAGTTTGTTTTGTAGAAGGAGATGACGATATAGAATACATCAATCGTCTATTAAAAAAACACCTGAAAATAGAACCTGAAAATCTTCCAAAAAAAGAAGTCGTATTCTACCATCTTAGAGGCAAAGATTTTTTGTTAAAAAAAATAGATCATAATAAGAGACTCTTGAGTCAACTTTTTAAAGACAAGAGTTATGCTGTAATTTATGATAAAGATTTCTCTACAGAAGATTCCTGCACTGATTTTAATGTTGAAATTTCAAGAAAATTAGGAAATAATTCAAATGTTTATACCCACAATGGTTATTGCATTGAGTCTACAATATTTTCAGATTTAGAAAAATTATGTGAGTTTTTATCTAATTGGAGTGGAATATCTAAACTAAGAGTACATTTCTTTATTGAAGAATTCTTTTCTAATATTAATAATGACTTTGGTGTTCATACGTCAAAATATTATAAAGATTTTGAAATAAAATTTAAAGGTCAGAAAAAAGAATCAAGGCCAGAACTTAACACAGTTGATTTTAATGACTTTTTAGGAAACGCATTGGAACTCGGAAAATCTCATTATTTATTTAATAAAGCTTTAATATCTGATTTCTATAAGAACTTTAAAAATCATTTCTATACAATAGATAAAGATTTACTATCAAAAACAAGTGAAGATTTATCCTCAGAATTATTCAACTCATATATTGAAAACATTTCAAATTCAAGAGATTTTATTGATTGTAACAAAAATTTATTAAGAATAATATATGAAATTGATTAAAAAAGGCAGTGACCAACAAAGAACTGAGCTAAAAAACAAATATTACATTCTTTTTTAAACAATGAGGCGGAAAAAATAAAAAGAAAAACAGTAGAATTCTTAATGGGAGAACATACGATGAAATGCCTGAAATTGAATTGCAATATAGCGTTTGAAAAAAACTAAAAATTCTATTAACGATGATAAAAAACGAAGGTAAATATTTAGAATGGATAGAAAGAAATGGAGTTGGTAAGAATGATTATGTTGCTTCTTCAACAAAATCATACATTTCCTATTTAAATACAGTCTCAAAATTAATCGGTGAAGATATTTCCGAAAAGAATCTTTACAATGAAAACTGTGTTATTGAAATAGCAGATAGACTAAATGGATTGAGAAGTGAAAAATCAATTTCAAATTATAAGTCAGCTTTAAGACAATACGCTACAATGGTAAAAAACACCTAACGGAATAAACTAAGTTGCCTACAAACTAAAAAACATTGCGAATGAATTACAAATTATGCCAATCAGAACTCAAAGAAATGCTGGAAAAAGCAGAAGACGAATTATTCAACTCAAAAAGGATTAAATTCAAAAAGTGTAAAGATTGGCGGAAAGATAATGTGCCGAGCGAAGCTGGAGTTTATGCGATTTTCGAAAATGACAATGACTTAATTTATATTGGGGAAAGCGGAAATTTAAAGGATAGAATGAATGAGATAAATAGAACTGTTAACCATTCGTTTAGAAAGCAATTCGGGCATTTAAGATACAACGGAATTAAATCAAGAAAGAAGTTCACGGACGATATTGAAACCCTTTTAGATGACTATTTTTCAGAAAATCTTTTTGTTTCATTATTACCAGTAAATTTTGGGCGCTTAGAAATCGAAACTTATTTAATAAGTAAGTATCAAGATAAAGTAATTAATTCAGTTAAAAAAAGAAAACAATGAATAGTCTATTAATCGGGGGAGCTCAAAATACCGGAAAAAGTCAAGCAATTTATAGAATTGCAAACACATTGCTCACCAAAGGATTTAAAATTATCGCAGGTTCAATTCCTGCAACTTTCAAAGATTTTCTGGTGGTCTTGAAAGGAAAAGATAATAGTGGAAAAGAGGTTACTGTAATAATCAATTCAGCCACAGACACAGAAGATATTATTAAAGACTTTAAAAATTTATTTGATATAAACGGCATTTATGATATTCTTATCTCTTCAGTTCGAGATGACGATTATTACCCAAGAAAAGAGTTTTTTAAGATTATGAAATTGAATGGACAAGATGAATTCATTTTAGAGATCCCTTTCGCAAAAATTACAAGAATCAAAAAATATAGAGCGAAACCGCTAAAGTGGTTCGCTGATAATATGGATACTTTAATACATCACACTTTAAAGAATAATCCATTCAATATCGGATAAAACCCAAATGCCAACAAAAAACTGAGGTAAAAAACAAGTAAATTCTTCTTTAATCTGAGACACTAGTATTCTAGGCTCAAAGATTCAAAAATTAGGATCTATGAGCTTTTTTATTCTATTTATCCGCTATTTATTGGGCAATATAGAAACGTACGTTTCATCATAGGGTCTGCCAGATTTTGCGATAGCAAAGGACTGTTTACCTAGTTTGTTGGCAACTGCTATCAGTGCCAGTTTCTTGCTCTTCCCCTTGTTCACGATTCGCTCATATACCGCTCTGCATGCCTAGTTATGCGTACAAGCATTGAAAGAACATAGAAACAATAGCCTCCGAAGCTTTCTATTACCGACCTTACTTATTCTCGCTCGAGCTCTTACACTGCTCCTCGACTCTCGTATCGTTGGGGTTATACCGACATAACGACAAAGCTGTGATGCTGTTTCAATCTTGTTCAAAAACGTACCATTCCCCGATTATATGAAACTCTTTTTAGAATAATAGCTAAATTGTTAACACTAGTTTGGAAACCGAAGACAACTATAGGAAATAAAAGTTATTTTTATAATTAGTATTCCCCCCGTACAAATTAAATAATATGGAACATGCGCATGTGTGCTTGTTATGTGTAATAACCAAAAATGAAAAAAATAAAACTTCCAAACATTAATCAATCTGAATTCATCAAGGCCTTTGAGAGTTTTAAAAAGTTTGTGAATAGCGATATTGAATACAATAATGACCTTAACGAAATCCACACAGCCTCTAAAGAATTTGATAAATGGCACTTAATGACCTTAGCAAGTTTTTATGGAGGTAATCTGTTTAGAGCAACTAACGAATTAAGGTTAATTGAACATCAATTATGTGATGTTGTATTTGAAAAGGCTTATCATTCTCAAAGTGTAGAATTAAAAACCGAATGGAATGATGAAATAGAAATTAAACCCATTTTAATGTTTGATGCCGACTCTTTTTTGACAAAGAAACTAGTTAACTCTATCTCGAATAATTCAAAAAAACAATTGATTGAAAAAATGCCAACTCTTAATACGGAACAATCTGTTTATAGAGTAACAAAAGAAGCAATGAAATTTGAACATTTTGCATATATAATAATTAAGAGCACTTTAATTTTTATTCGAGATGAAAAAGAAAAAGCAACTATTACAAACCTTTGGAAAATAGAGTGGAATGAAATATAAGTTTAATATAATGACTAATTATCCTTCAGATTTGGAAAAGGAAATGATTGATTTCAACAACGTAAATAACACAGATTTAAAACTGATACAAGTACTAAATGATGAAGTTACATTTGTTGAAGTTGAAACCTCTATGTCTGACGAATTGCTTTTCAAATTTGGAACGAAATTTGGATACAGTGAAACAAAGAAAAATATAGAAGGAAGAATATAAAACACATAACAATTTGTATAATGCATATGCACCCTACGGGATGCAAACGCACCATACAAGAAACGTTGGCATCCATTTAAACAAAACATAGAGATATGCACAAAACCTTTATATTTTTATTCATAATTGTTATTTCCTTACCAGCAAAATTAATAGGACAACAAAAGAACACTTATATCAAAGCGGGATTTTTATATGACAGTAAAAGCAATACGCTACTAAAAAACAAGCTTATACAAATTCAAGGGACAAAAATTATTTCTATTAGCGAATTTGAATCTTTACCTGAAAACATCCAAGTCATTGATTTAAAAGAGTATACTGTCCTTCCAGGACTAATTGATGCACATACACATGTACTTTTTTATCAAGAGGCCAATGAAGATTTTGCAGAACACAGCGTTAAATCGCTGACCATGGAAAGTGATGCTTTAAGAGCACTTCGTGGTGCTAAAAGAGCCAAAAGTTATTTAGAAGAAGGAATAACAAGCATTAAAGACCTTGGGAACTCTGGTTTATACCTTGATGTAGCTCTTCGAGACGCTATTAATGAAGGTACAATTGATGGTCCTCGTATTTTTGCATCTGGTCCAATTTTAGCGGCAAATGGCGGACAAGTTTATGGTGTACTACCTAAACACCAAAACATTATAGATTTAGAGTATCGAATCATAACGAATCCTGAAGATGCAAAAAATGCTGTTCGTGAACATGTTAATCAAAATGTAGACTTAATCAAAATTTGTGCTGATAATATTCCAAATAACACATATTTAACAATAGATGAAATAAAATCTATTGTAAAGACTGCTCACTCATATAATTTGAAAGTCACAGCTCATTCCGTAACAAATCAGTCCGCATGGAATGCAATTGAAGCTGGTGTAGATGGAATTGAACATGGTTTTAATTTAGCAGATAGCACTTTAGTTAACATGGCAGAAAAGCAAATATTTCTTGTACCTACAGAAAATAGTAAATCATATATGTACACTTATGCAAAACTCGCTAACTATAAAGAAAATGAGTTAGATTGGATTGACAACTATATTGATAGAATGAAAAAAAGACTTGATCGAGCAATTAAAATAGGTGTTCCTATAGTAGCCGGTTCTGATAATTATACGGATATAAAAACATCTAGCGGAAAATCATCTAAAGACATGTATAGGTACTATTTAGAAGCAGGAATGAAGCCTTTAGACATACTTCAGTCCAGCACATATATTTCGGCTTTTCAATTAGGAAGAGAAAATGAAATTGGTTACATACAACCTAAATCAAATGCAGATATTATTGCTGTAAAAGGAGATATATAATGATTTCATCTCAACATTAGAAAACGTTGTATTTATAATGAAAGATGGAAATATTTATAAAAATGAAAACGACTAAAATACATTTCAAACAAAAAACGTGTGCCAACAAAGAACTGAGATAAAGAAACAAGTAAATTCTTCCTTAATCTGAGACATTAGTATTCCAGGCTCATAGATTCTAAAAAAAGATTCTTTGAGCTTTTTTTCTTCCATTTATTCTCTAGTTATCTAGGCAATACAGAAACGTACCTTTCATTATAGGGTTTTCCAGATTTTGCAATAGCAAAGGACTGTTTACCTAGTTTGTTGGCAACGGCTATCAATGCCGGTTTCTTGCGCTGCCCTTTGTTCACGAGTAATGAAAGAACATAGAAACAATAGCCTCCGAAGCTTTCTATTGCCGCCCTTACTTATTCTCGCTCGACCTCTTACGCTGCTCCCCGACTCTCGTAGCGTTGGGG encodes:
- a CDS encoding ATP-dependent endonuclease — translated: MHLKSIQIKNFKGFKNLSFECNQNFNVVIGENNIGKSTIFEALLIWESCFNRIINSKKTNFYKADGGNTYIPFGDLTFIRLINDTDLFFEAPNQARITVNIKDKENVFALTFELSKPKSISNSYLRFKTVNHKEFEKFALFLKQQQIKLDEAIFIYQTKPVSNILNKEPFMNSGQVLKKISIGKSGEVLRNKIIKKKAVNRTNLENQISKVLDQKINFQCNNEKRFQKDEYIDLKVSNGIKSLDIHLQGSGFLQVAEIFSTIDYLENAMNILLIDEPDSHIHAKLQRKLLQELRLINNTQIFVISHNDTFVSELNPDELFYLNNESKNEGSIKKLDLKNFDKIKKELGGIIVALDKLNYTHKVCFVEGDDDIEYINRLLKKHLKIEPENLPKKEVVFYHLRGKDFLLKKIDHNKRLLSQLFKDKSYAVIYDKDFSTEDSCTDFNVEISRKLGNNSNVYTHNGYCIESTIFSDLEKLCEFLSNWSGISKLRVHFFIEEFFSNINNDFGVHTSKYYKDFEIKFKGQKKESRPELNTVDFNDFLGNALELGKSHYLFNKALISDFYKNFKNHFYTIDKDLLSKTSEDLSSELFNSYIENISNSRDFIDCNKNLLRIIYEID
- a CDS encoding carboxypeptidase-like regulatory domain-containing protein, yielding MKSLFYLLLLTPLLSAPLVAQEIVMNGMILDAQNQEPIAYANIGILNKNQGTITNTQGKFSLTVAKQFKNDSITISHINYHPIKILATNFSNQKILLEPKTTELHEVIVSKGKIKNRKIGVKSYGKLLSMRVASRDNDIIEVAQRINIPDKEVKVKAVNFKVFKSSEVTDVIVRINFYTNRDNKPSEKIILKSIVHELPTDRESGWIRIDLNKDAIYIEQDFFIGIEFIPNFENPTIVDLGAILTKGKGYRRESSLGTWEKLNGAASINVEVQY
- a CDS encoding GIY-YIG nuclease family protein, whose translation is MKTYYVYILKCFDKTYYTGFTSDLHSRLAEHDSGKHHDSYTFSRRPVHLVFYCEFTESSLAIDTEKKIKKWSKAKKEALINGDFEALPNLAKKKFN
- a CDS encoding GIY-YIG nuclease family protein — protein: MNYKLCQSELKEMLEKAEDELFNSKRIKFKKCKDWRKDNVPSEAGVYAIFENDNDLIYIGESGNLKDRMNEINRTVNHSFRKQFGHLRYNGIKSRKKFTDDIETLLDDYFSENLFVSLLPVNFGRLEIETYLISKYQDKVINSVKKRKQ
- a CDS encoding amidohydrolase family protein; translated protein: MHKTFIFLFIIVISLPAKLIGQQKNTYIKAGFLYDSKSNTLLKNKLIQIQGTKIISISEFESLPENIQVIDLKEYTVLPGLIDAHTHVLFYQEANEDFAEHSVKSLTMESDALRALRGAKRAKSYLEEGITSIKDLGNSGLYLDVALRDAINEGTIDGPRIFASGPILAANGGQVYGVLPKHQNIIDLEYRIITNPEDAKNAVREHVNQNVDLIKICADNIPNNTYLTIDEIKSIVKTAHSYNLKVTAHSVTNQSAWNAIEAGVDGIEHGFNLADSTLVNMAEKQIFLVPTENSKSYMYTYAKLANYKENELDWIDNYIDRMKKRLDRAIKIGVPIVAGSDNYTDIKTSSGKSSKDMYRYYLEAGMKPLDILQSSTYISAFQLGRENEIGYIQPKSNADIIAVKGDI
- a CDS encoding LemA family protein, whose product is MIWIYNRIVKHKNHIQFSKQNIDVQLKKRFEALPNIAATAKKFMAHESSVHTEIAQLRSGYSAAKGSEKVALESELSKLLGNLSISFENYPELKSNESIIHLQRSINEFAEQISASQRAYNNSVLTYNDAVSTFPSNIIASIFGFKEEVYLNIITKEEQRENPDMNSLL